From Primulina huaijiensis isolate GDHJ02 chromosome 15, ASM1229523v2, whole genome shotgun sequence, one genomic window encodes:
- the LOC140959118 gene encoding cell cycle checkpoint protein RAD17 isoform X2, which produces MGKGKRKPTIVISSSDDDEEDKNALLKASLRSSASTPTRKNSKKLKRVSLASSCPRSLRNPELNDFDEVKRFCEEFDQGFAQFKVSSGSGRNKDLWVDKYKPTSLKELAVHKKKVEEVKEWFQERLKNSRNSLHSNLLLISGQAGVGKSATIYAVASHLGADVWEWNTPTPTIWQEHLYISNSGIRYMSKLDEFDSFVEKIRKYGLVSSPLDRVSQRLSILLIDDLPVVNGKVSYGRLHRCLHLLLRSVHIPTAILINDYVKSDSAEHHRYWEELQSSLQNAGAYKVTFNPITVNSIRKTLSKICRVEQLEASDEQIDLIAKASGGDIRHAITSLQYFVLQPHLVRSLCITERLSSYPEEKEYGDTHLDDCFCLPFGKDANLSLFHALGKFLHNKRDAESLVASDISVFVDGDVFLLKEKYVRCPLKMDAPELVLSQAHGQARVVADFLQENVLDFVDEEAIEDAAVVTGYLSDTDLLLTPVGGTLSRNFEIENVVQSAAASVAVRGVLFGNTHPVSSRWHAIRRPKLWQVQQSQWQNKCQMANLQDDHKYALTRIGCRAQEDNEGYHLFNEVNMAEDEYFDASTLGYQYNENEDDEIEDW; this is translated from the exons ATGGGCAAAGGAAAAAGGAAGCCAACAATTGTCATTTCATCATCCGATGACGATGAAGAAGACAAAAATGCCTTATTGAAAGCCAGTCTCAGATCTTCAGCTTCAACACCCACGCGGAAGAACTCGAAAAAGCTTAAGAGGGTTTCACTCGCCAGTTCGTGTCCGCGGTCGTTACGAAACCCAGAGTTAAATGACTTCGACGAG GTCAAGCGCTTTTGCGAGGAATTTGACCAAGGGTTCGCCCAGTTCAAGGTATCATCTG GTTCTGGAAGGAACAAGGACTTGTGGGTTGACAAGTATAAGCCTACCTCTTTGAAGGAATTAGCAGTTCACAAGAAGAAG GTTGAAGAAGTTAAAGAGTGGTTCCAGGAGAGACTGAAAAATTCTAGG AATAGTTTGCATAGTAATCTACTCCTCATATCAGGGCAAGCCGGAGTCGGAAAATCT GCGACTATCTATGCAGTTGCATCTCATCTTGGAGCTGACGTTTGGGAATGGAATACACCAACCCCCACCATATGGCAGGAACATCTTTATATTTCTAATTCAG GGATACGATATATGTCGAAGCTGGATGAGTTTGATAGTTTTGTTGAAAAGATAAGGAAATATGGATTGGTTTCATCACCCTTGGACAGGGTCTCTCAGAGATTATCAATACTCTTGATTGATGATCTTCCTGTTGTAAATGGGAAGGTCTCTTATGGAAGACTTCATAGGTGCTTGCATCTTCTTTTGCGATCAGTTCATATACCAACGGCTATATTGATCAACGACTATGTCAAATCTGACTCTGCAGAGCACCACAGGTACTGGGAAGAGCTACAGTCTTCTCTACAAAATGCTGGGGCTTATAAG GTTACATTTAATCCGATCACTGTCAATTCCATCAGGAAAACACTTTCCAAAATATGCAGAGTGGAACAATTAGAAGCTAGTGATGAACAAATTGATCTAATTGCAAAAGCCAGTGGAGGGGATATAAGACATGCGATTACATCCTTACAGTATTTCGTTCTGCAACCACATTTAGTGCGTTCTTTATGTATTACAGAGAGGCTTTCAAGTTATCCAGAAGAGAAAGAATACGGCGATACTCATTTGGATGATTGTTTTTGTTTACCATTTGGAAAGGATGCAAATCTATCACTATTCCATGCTTTGGGAAAATTTTTGCACAACAAACGAGATGCTGAAAGTTTAGTTGCATCAGATATATCTGTGTTTGTAGATGGAGATGTGTTTCTTTTAAAGGAGAAATATGTCAGGTGTCCTCTCAAAATGGATGCTCCAGAGTTGGTTCTTTCCCAGGCCCATGGGCAAGCAAGGGTTGTTGCTGATTTTCTACAAGAAAACG TTTTAGATTTTGTGGATGAGGAAGCAATTGAGGATGCAGCAGTTGTTACCGGATATTTGAGTGATACTGACTTACTTCTTACACCAGTAGGCGGAACTTTGAGTCGGAACTTTGAAATTGAAAATGTTGTACAATCTGCGGCTGCTTCGGTTGCAGTGCGTGGGGTGTTATTTGGGAACACTCATCCGGTGTCTTCTAG GTGGCATGCTATTCGCCGTCCAAAACTCTGGCAGGTCCAGCAGTCTCAGTGGCAAAATAAG TGTCAAATGGCGAATCTACAAGATGATCATAA ATATGCTCTTACTAGGATTGGATGTAGAGCGCAAGAAGATAACGAAGGCTACCATTTATTCAATGAAGTTAACATGGCGGAAGATGAATACTTTGATGCATCTACTTTGGGTTACCAATATAATGAGAACGAGGACGATGAAATAGAGGATTGGTGA
- the LOC140959118 gene encoding cell cycle checkpoint protein RAD17 isoform X1, whose translation MGKGKRKPTIVISSSDDDEEDKNALLKASLRSSASTPTRKNSKKLKRVSLASSCPRSLRNPELNDFDEVKRFCEEFDQGFAQFKVSSGSGRNKDLWVDKYKPTSLKELAVHKKKVEEVKEWFQERLKNSRNSLHSNLLLISGQAGVGKSATIYAVASHLGADVWEWNTPTPTIWQEHLYISNSGIRYMSKLDEFDSFVEKIRKYGLVSSPLDRVSQRLSILLIDDLPVVNGKVSYGRLHRCLHLLLRSVHIPTAILINDYVKSDSAEHHRYWEELQSSLQNAGAYKVTFNPITVNSIRKTLSKICRVEQLEASDEQIDLIAKASGGDIRHAITSLQYFVLQPHLVRSLCITERLSSYPEEKEYGDTHLDDCFCLPFGKDANLSLFHALGKFLHNKRDAESLVASDISVFVDGDVFLLKEKYVRCPLKMDAPELVLSQAHGQARVVADFLQENVLDFVDEEAIEDAAVVTGYLSDTDLLLTPVGGTLSRNFEIENVVQSAAASVAVRGVLFGNTHPVSSRWHAIRRPKLWQVQQSQWQNKCQMANLQDDHNSAYIKNLNLSVFATEFKYALTRIGCRAQEDNEGYHLFNEVNMAEDEYFDASTLGYQYNENEDDEIEDW comes from the exons ATGGGCAAAGGAAAAAGGAAGCCAACAATTGTCATTTCATCATCCGATGACGATGAAGAAGACAAAAATGCCTTATTGAAAGCCAGTCTCAGATCTTCAGCTTCAACACCCACGCGGAAGAACTCGAAAAAGCTTAAGAGGGTTTCACTCGCCAGTTCGTGTCCGCGGTCGTTACGAAACCCAGAGTTAAATGACTTCGACGAG GTCAAGCGCTTTTGCGAGGAATTTGACCAAGGGTTCGCCCAGTTCAAGGTATCATCTG GTTCTGGAAGGAACAAGGACTTGTGGGTTGACAAGTATAAGCCTACCTCTTTGAAGGAATTAGCAGTTCACAAGAAGAAG GTTGAAGAAGTTAAAGAGTGGTTCCAGGAGAGACTGAAAAATTCTAGG AATAGTTTGCATAGTAATCTACTCCTCATATCAGGGCAAGCCGGAGTCGGAAAATCT GCGACTATCTATGCAGTTGCATCTCATCTTGGAGCTGACGTTTGGGAATGGAATACACCAACCCCCACCATATGGCAGGAACATCTTTATATTTCTAATTCAG GGATACGATATATGTCGAAGCTGGATGAGTTTGATAGTTTTGTTGAAAAGATAAGGAAATATGGATTGGTTTCATCACCCTTGGACAGGGTCTCTCAGAGATTATCAATACTCTTGATTGATGATCTTCCTGTTGTAAATGGGAAGGTCTCTTATGGAAGACTTCATAGGTGCTTGCATCTTCTTTTGCGATCAGTTCATATACCAACGGCTATATTGATCAACGACTATGTCAAATCTGACTCTGCAGAGCACCACAGGTACTGGGAAGAGCTACAGTCTTCTCTACAAAATGCTGGGGCTTATAAG GTTACATTTAATCCGATCACTGTCAATTCCATCAGGAAAACACTTTCCAAAATATGCAGAGTGGAACAATTAGAAGCTAGTGATGAACAAATTGATCTAATTGCAAAAGCCAGTGGAGGGGATATAAGACATGCGATTACATCCTTACAGTATTTCGTTCTGCAACCACATTTAGTGCGTTCTTTATGTATTACAGAGAGGCTTTCAAGTTATCCAGAAGAGAAAGAATACGGCGATACTCATTTGGATGATTGTTTTTGTTTACCATTTGGAAAGGATGCAAATCTATCACTATTCCATGCTTTGGGAAAATTTTTGCACAACAAACGAGATGCTGAAAGTTTAGTTGCATCAGATATATCTGTGTTTGTAGATGGAGATGTGTTTCTTTTAAAGGAGAAATATGTCAGGTGTCCTCTCAAAATGGATGCTCCAGAGTTGGTTCTTTCCCAGGCCCATGGGCAAGCAAGGGTTGTTGCTGATTTTCTACAAGAAAACG TTTTAGATTTTGTGGATGAGGAAGCAATTGAGGATGCAGCAGTTGTTACCGGATATTTGAGTGATACTGACTTACTTCTTACACCAGTAGGCGGAACTTTGAGTCGGAACTTTGAAATTGAAAATGTTGTACAATCTGCGGCTGCTTCGGTTGCAGTGCGTGGGGTGTTATTTGGGAACACTCATCCGGTGTCTTCTAG GTGGCATGCTATTCGCCGTCCAAAACTCTGGCAGGTCCAGCAGTCTCAGTGGCAAAATAAG TGTCAAATGGCGAATCTACAAGATGATCATAATAGTGCCTACATAAAAAATCTTAATCTCTCAGTTTTTGCGACAGAGTTTAAATATGCTCTTACTAGGATTGGATGTAGAGCGCAAGAAGATAACGAAGGCTACCATTTATTCAATGAAGTTAACATGGCGGAAGATGAATACTTTGATGCATCTACTTTGGGTTACCAATATAATGAGAACGAGGACGATGAAATAGAGGATTGGTGA
- the LOC140959118 gene encoding cell cycle checkpoint protein RAD17 isoform X3, whose product MGKGKRKPTIVISSSDDDEEDKNALLKASLRSSASTPTRKNSKKLKRVSLASSCPRSLRNPELNDFDEVKRFCEEFDQGFAQFKVSSGSGRNKDLWVDKYKPTSLKELAVHKKKVEEVKEWFQERLKNSRNSLHSNLLLISGQAGVGKSATIYAVASHLGADVWEWNTPTPTIWQEHLYISNSGIRYMSKLDEFDSFVEKIRKYGLVSSPLDRVSQRLSILLIDDLPVVNGKVSYGRLHRYWEELQSSLQNAGAYKVTFNPITVNSIRKTLSKICRVEQLEASDEQIDLIAKASGGDIRHAITSLQYFVLQPHLVRSLCITERLSSYPEEKEYGDTHLDDCFCLPFGKDANLSLFHALGKFLHNKRDAESLVASDISVFVDGDVFLLKEKYVRCPLKMDAPELVLSQAHGQARVVADFLQENVLDFVDEEAIEDAAVVTGYLSDTDLLLTPVGGTLSRNFEIENVVQSAAASVAVRGVLFGNTHPVSSRWHAIRRPKLWQVQQSQWQNKCQMANLQDDHNSAYIKNLNLSVFATEFKYALTRIGCRAQEDNEGYHLFNEVNMAEDEYFDASTLGYQYNENEDDEIEDW is encoded by the exons ATGGGCAAAGGAAAAAGGAAGCCAACAATTGTCATTTCATCATCCGATGACGATGAAGAAGACAAAAATGCCTTATTGAAAGCCAGTCTCAGATCTTCAGCTTCAACACCCACGCGGAAGAACTCGAAAAAGCTTAAGAGGGTTTCACTCGCCAGTTCGTGTCCGCGGTCGTTACGAAACCCAGAGTTAAATGACTTCGACGAG GTCAAGCGCTTTTGCGAGGAATTTGACCAAGGGTTCGCCCAGTTCAAGGTATCATCTG GTTCTGGAAGGAACAAGGACTTGTGGGTTGACAAGTATAAGCCTACCTCTTTGAAGGAATTAGCAGTTCACAAGAAGAAG GTTGAAGAAGTTAAAGAGTGGTTCCAGGAGAGACTGAAAAATTCTAGG AATAGTTTGCATAGTAATCTACTCCTCATATCAGGGCAAGCCGGAGTCGGAAAATCT GCGACTATCTATGCAGTTGCATCTCATCTTGGAGCTGACGTTTGGGAATGGAATACACCAACCCCCACCATATGGCAGGAACATCTTTATATTTCTAATTCAG GGATACGATATATGTCGAAGCTGGATGAGTTTGATAGTTTTGTTGAAAAGATAAGGAAATATGGATTGGTTTCATCACCCTTGGACAGGGTCTCTCAGAGATTATCAATACTCTTGATTGATGATCTTCCTGTTGTAAATGGGAAGGTCTCTTATGGAAGACTTCATAG GTACTGGGAAGAGCTACAGTCTTCTCTACAAAATGCTGGGGCTTATAAG GTTACATTTAATCCGATCACTGTCAATTCCATCAGGAAAACACTTTCCAAAATATGCAGAGTGGAACAATTAGAAGCTAGTGATGAACAAATTGATCTAATTGCAAAAGCCAGTGGAGGGGATATAAGACATGCGATTACATCCTTACAGTATTTCGTTCTGCAACCACATTTAGTGCGTTCTTTATGTATTACAGAGAGGCTTTCAAGTTATCCAGAAGAGAAAGAATACGGCGATACTCATTTGGATGATTGTTTTTGTTTACCATTTGGAAAGGATGCAAATCTATCACTATTCCATGCTTTGGGAAAATTTTTGCACAACAAACGAGATGCTGAAAGTTTAGTTGCATCAGATATATCTGTGTTTGTAGATGGAGATGTGTTTCTTTTAAAGGAGAAATATGTCAGGTGTCCTCTCAAAATGGATGCTCCAGAGTTGGTTCTTTCCCAGGCCCATGGGCAAGCAAGGGTTGTTGCTGATTTTCTACAAGAAAACG TTTTAGATTTTGTGGATGAGGAAGCAATTGAGGATGCAGCAGTTGTTACCGGATATTTGAGTGATACTGACTTACTTCTTACACCAGTAGGCGGAACTTTGAGTCGGAACTTTGAAATTGAAAATGTTGTACAATCTGCGGCTGCTTCGGTTGCAGTGCGTGGGGTGTTATTTGGGAACACTCATCCGGTGTCTTCTAG GTGGCATGCTATTCGCCGTCCAAAACTCTGGCAGGTCCAGCAGTCTCAGTGGCAAAATAAG TGTCAAATGGCGAATCTACAAGATGATCATAATAGTGCCTACATAAAAAATCTTAATCTCTCAGTTTTTGCGACAGAGTTTAAATATGCTCTTACTAGGATTGGATGTAGAGCGCAAGAAGATAACGAAGGCTACCATTTATTCAATGAAGTTAACATGGCGGAAGATGAATACTTTGATGCATCTACTTTGGGTTACCAATATAATGAGAACGAGGACGATGAAATAGAGGATTGGTGA
- the LOC140958331 gene encoding allene oxide cyclase, chloroplastic-like: protein MAASSASAVLKANLLPSSTKLPPAATGSSLQKLVYFSPSNINPLVISKKLTAVPTRRSFSCKIQTEINPTDSRSVSGKVQELNVYEINERDRGSPAVLRLSGKPVTCLGDLVPFSNKLYTGDLKKRAGITAGICVLIKNEPEKNGIRFEAIYSFYFGDYGSISVQGPYLTHEDSYLAVTGGSGVFEGVYGQVKLQQLVYPFKLFYTFHLKGIPDLPEELMGEAVPPSPEVEPTAAAKACEAGSTVPNFSD from the exons ATGGCAGCTTCATCGGCTTCCGCCGTTCTCAAGGCAAACCTCCTTCCATCTTCCACCAAACTGCCGCCCGCCGCCACGGGTTCCTCACTCCAAAAGCTTGTCTATTTCAGCCCATCTAACATAAATCCATTAGTCATCTCCAAGAAACTCACAGCAGTTCCCACCAGAAGATCATTCTCATGCAAGATCCAGACTGAGATCAACCCAACAGATTCAAGATCAG TTTCTGGTAAAGTTCAAGAACTGAATGTGTACGAGATCAACGAGCGGGACCGTGGCAGCCCTGCTGTTCTTCGGCTGAGCGGAAAGCCTGTCACTTGTCTCGGCGATCTCGTCCCTTTCAGCAACAAG TTGTATACAGGGGACCTGAAGAAACGCGCAGGGATAACAGCCGGAATCTGCGTGTTGATCAAGAACGAGCCTGAGAAGAACGGTATTCGCTTCGAAGCAATCTACAGTTTCTACTTCGGAGATTACGGCAGCATATCCGTGCAAGGACCGTACTTAACTCACGAGGACTCGTATCTCGCCGTGACCGGCGGCTCCGGCGTGTTTGAGGGGGTATACGGACAGGTGAAGCTCCAACAGCTCGTCTATCCTTTCAAGCTGTTCTACACTTTTCACTTGAAGGGCATACCTGATCTCCCGGAGGAGTTGATGGGGGAGGCGGTGCCTCCGTCGCCTGAAGTGGAACCGACCGCCGCTGCTAAAGCTTGTGAGGCGGGCTCTACTGTTCCGAATTTCAGTGATTAG
- the LOC140958329 gene encoding RHOMBOID-like protein 9, chloroplastic, translating to MAITSSHKLFHTVNTPLIVKGRRQNTNSYPIIPPVKGNMRMRESGSIPQQTILEASFFLGKHKGISHHTGSSNSQSRNLCMIVKASSTTEKHLKSLNSYLGKLHTDAKYLSSKIEKQRTEAVDRSDKLIFRNGLKSLENYLTKVKSDEEPEIIVDNLEASLSTDDENAEGIRRDLSLKSFVELKSDDAKGDRYSADYVSDFYLIGVLASINIAVLLFEIATPVKNSEFALFSIPSVYGAKVNNLIVTGEWWRLVTPIFLHSGIFHIALSSWVLFTFGLEVSREYGSFTCLLIYLLGGISGNLISFLHTPSPTVGGTGPGFALIGAWLIYQVQNKDLIARDSSERMFRKAIIFTALSFVVSSFGPIDDWAHFAAVFTGIAYGYVTCPSLQVKDASSGTGEEDGMILIRRYADPCKSLMYFSFFMLLLSSLLFIIEPPLDLIE from the exons ATGGCAATTACTAGCAGCCATAAGCTGTTCCACACGGTCAATACTCCTTTGATTGTAAAAG GCAGGAGACAGAACACAAATTCTTATCCCATCATTCCACCTGTAAAAGGAAACATGAGAATGCGGGAATCTGGATCAATACCACAGCAGACCATTCTTGAAGCATCTTTTTTTCTCGGAAAGCACAAAGGCATTAGTCATCACACTGGTTCTTCAAATTCACAGAGTCGGAATTTATGCATGATTGTGAAGGCATCGAGCACGACTGAGAAACATCTGAAGTCTTTGAATTCTTATCTCGGAAAGCTTCATACCGATGCCAAGTATCTTTCTTCGAAAATTGAGAAGCAGAGGACAGAAGCAGTTGATAGAAGTGATAAGCTCATATTTCGAAATGGTCTCAAGTCACTTGAGAATTATCTCACCAAAGTCAAAAGTG ATGAAGAACCGGAGATCATCGTGGACAATTTAGAGGCGTCATTAAGCACTGATGATGAGAATGCTGAAGGAATTCGAAGGGACTTATCACTGAAAAGTTTTGTGGAATTGAAATCTGATGATGCTAAGGGCGACAGATATTCAGCAGATTATGTCTCGGATTTCTATTTGAT AGGTGTATTGGCTTCTATAAATATAGCGGTTCTTCTGTTCGAGATAGCCACTCCTGTGAAAAACTCTGAATTTGCTCTATTTTCTATCCCCTCGGTTTATGGAGCAAAAGTTAATAACTTGATTGTAACGGGAGAATGGTGGAGGCTAGTGACACCAATATTTCTG CACTCTGGAATCTTTCATATAGCTCTAAGTAGCTGGGTTCTCTTCACTTTTGGGCTTGAAGTATCTCGAGAATATGGCTCATTTACTTGTCTCTTAATATATCTTCTTGGAGGAATTTCTGGAAATCTGATCAGCTTCCTGCACACGCCATCTCCAACTGTTGGTGGGACG GGACCTGGGTTTGCTTTGATCGGAGCTTGGCTTATTTATCAAGTTCAAAACAAAGATCTCATTGCAAGAGATTCTTCCGAAAGAATGTTTCGTAAAGCCATTATTTTTACAGCTCTGAGCTTTGTTGTCAGCAGTTTTGGTCCTATTGATGACTG GGCACATTTCGCAGCAGTTTTTACAGGTATAGCATATGGTTATGTGACTTGTCCTAGTTTACAAGTGAAGGATGCATCATCAGGAACTGGTGAAGAAGATGGGATGATACTCATTCGACGGTATGCAGATCCTTGCAAATCACTCATGTATTTCTCCTTCTTCATGTTGCTGCTGAGCTCTCTGCTTTTCATCATCGAACCTCCACTCGATTTGATAGAGTAA
- the LOC140958330 gene encoding 14-3-3 protein 4-like, with product MSPADSSREENVYMAKLAEQAERYEEMVEFMEKVTKTASTDELTVEERNLLSVAYKNVIGARRASWRIISSIEQKEESRGNEDHVNTIKEYRGKIEAELSKICDGILNLLETHLVPAAGSAESKVFYLKMKGDYHRYLAEFKTGTERKEAAESTLLAYKSAQDIALAELAPTHPIRLGLALNFSVFYYEILTSPDRACNLAKQAFDEAIAELDTLGEESYKDSTLIMQLLRDNLTLWTSDITDDAGDDIKEASKQESGDGQR from the exons ATGTCTCCAGCTGATTCATCGCGCGAGGAAAATGTGTACATGGCCAAGTTGGCCGAACAAGCTGAGCGGTATGAGGAAATGGTCGAGTTCATGGAGAAGGTTACAAAGACAGCCAGCACCGATGAGCTGACTGTGGAAGAAAGAAACCTCCTCTCTGTGGCATACAAGAATGTGATTGGTGCCAGGAGGGCTTCATGGAGGATAATCTCTTCCATTGAGCAGAAGGAAGAGAGTCGCGGAAATGAGGATCATGTGAATACCATTAAAGAATACCGGGGTAAGATTGAGGCGGAACTCAGCAAAATCTGTGATGGAATTTTGAACCTTCTCGAGACCCATCTCGTTCCTGCTGCTGGTTCTGCTGAATCCAaggtgttttatttaaaaatgaagGGTGATTATCATCGGTATTTGGCTGAGTTCAAGACCGGGACCGAGAGAAAAGAAGCTGCTGAGAGTACTCTGCTGGCCTACAAATCTGCTCAG GATATTGCGTTGGCTGAATTGGCTCCCACTCACCCAATCAGACTTGGACTTGCACTTAACTTCTCCGTTTTCTATTATGAAATCCTTACTTCACCAGATCGTGCCTGCAACCTTGCTAAACAG GCTTTTGATGAAGCTATTGCCGAACTAGATACATTGGGTGAGGAATCATACAAGGACAGCACATTGATCATGCAACTTCTGCGAGACAATCTAACTCTTTGGACTTCTGATATCACG GATGATGCTGGGGATGATATCAAGGAAGCTTCGAAACAGGAATCTGGTGATGGTCAACGGTGA